In Pseudomonas lutea, the genomic stretch CCCAACGACGGACGTCTGTTGCCCCAAACCTTTCGCGGCGCACAGCTCACTTCCAAAGACCTTGCCGACATGACCGTCAATGTTGGCCGGTTGACCGCCAACACCGAGCGCAATGACAGCGGTAACGAAGACATCGAAGCGGAAGCAAAAGGCATCAAGGGCGGACGGCCAAGTGACAAGTTCGATTTCGCCAGCGCCAGTTACAACTGGAGCAAAGCATTGACCACCTCTTACAACTACGGAGGGCTGGAGAACAACTACAAGCAACACATCGTCACGCTGCTGCATAACTTTGCGCTTGGCGAGTCACAGTCGATCAAAAGTGATCTGCGGTACGCGCGCTCACTCAAAGACGGTAATACCAATATTGATAACACCGCGCTGGGTGCTCGCTTCACCTACAACGTCAGTGGGCATGGTTTCGGTATCGCTTATCAGAAGATGAGCGGGGACACGGGATTTCCACACCTGGCCGGCACTGACTCTTTTCTCGTCAATTACGTGATGATTTCTCCCGATTTCGCCAATCCGGATGAACGCTCCTGGCAGGCCCGCTATGACTACGACTTTGCGGCGCTGGGTCTGCCTGGCCTGTCGTTCATGACCCGCTATTTGAAAGGTGACAATTTCGCGCGCGGGCGAGAAGAGGGTACCGAGTGGGAACGCAACACCGACATTGCCTACGTGTTCCAGAGCGGCGCGTTGAAGAACCTTGAGCTGAAATGGCGCAATGGCAGCTACCGCAGTAATGGCGGTAACAACATCGACCAGAACCGCGTGATCGTCAGTTATACGTTGCCTCTGCTGTAACCATCTGGCCGGATTTTCTGTGCACCCGTCTATTCCAATACTTGAGACACCGGAGCCTGCTATGCCAATAAGAAAAAACCTTGTTCACCTGGCTGTCGTCTTTGCCCTGTTCGGCAGTTATGGGGCTTACGCAGCCAACACCGCTGATCTGCCCTGCAAGACCACCGAAGAGTGCGCCGCGCAGGCTGCGAAAATCGGTGCGACCGTCGACCAGTCCAAAACCAGTGGCAGCAAGACCGAAAGCCAGTTTTCCTGGCTGAACCGGATCAACAAAGCCTCCATCGTCATGCTCACCGAAGAGGGCATTGTCACGCCCGACCTGGGCCAGAAAATCGCCACCGGGGTGCGCTACGCGATCGATCAGGCGGATCAGCCCAACGGCAAGCGTCCCGGCGACGTGCTGCAGCTGGAGGAGATCATGACCAACAAGATCGGTCCTGAGGCGTCGCTCATTCACTCCGGGCGCAGCCGTCAGGACATGCTCGCGACCTACCGACTGGCGAAACTGCGCTCGGACGTGCTCGCCTACAGCGAAGCTATGAACGCGACCCGCCAACGCCTGCTGGATCTGGCGGACAAGAACGTCGATACGCTGATCCCGGCCTATACCAATGGCGTGCAGGCGATGCCGATCACTTACGCGCATTACCTGCTGGCGTATGAGGCGGCGTTTGATCGTGACGGCCAGCGGATTCGCGAGCTGTACCAACGCTTGAACCAGAGCCCGATGGGCACCGCGGTGCTGGCAAACTCGGCCTACCCGCTGAACCGCGAGCGCCTCGCGCAGTTGCTGGGGTTTGACGGCGTCCGTGAAAACTCACTGGATTCCAGTCAGGTCTCGACCTATGACATCCCCATCGAGGCGGCAAATCTTGCGTCGTCCTCGGCCATCCGCGTGGGTGCGCTGATCGGTGACATTCACACCCAGTATCATCAGATTCGTCCCTGGCTGTTGCTGGATGAGGAAAAAACCTACACCAGCAGCGCGATGCCGCAAAAGCGCAACCCGGGCTTGCTGATGCGAGCGCGGGAGACGGCCTCCGACGTGGTCGGTCTGGCGCAAACCGTTACCTTGCGCGCGCACAACGTGACGACTGGCATGACCGATTATAAATTTGCCTTTGATTCGCTAGGTGTTTTCGATTCGACCAAAGAGATGTTCGGTGCAATGGACGCGGTGCTCGACGCGTTGCAGGTCAATCCTCAGCGTGCTCGCGACGAGCTTGAAAACGAGTGGACCACGTCCATGGAGCTGGCCGACACCCTTGAGCGGACTCAGAAAGTGCCGTTCCGGATCGGGCACAGCTTCGCTTCGCTGATCGTCGAGCAAGCCAGGGATCAAGGCCTTACGCCAAAAACCTTCCCGTACGCGGATGCCCAGAAGCTCTACACCAAAGCGGCGGACAAGTATCAGTGGAAACAGAACACCTTGCCGCTGGATGAGGCGACCTTTCGTGCGTCGCTGTCACCGGAAAACATGGTCAAGACCCGCAAGGGCACCGGCGGTCCGCAACCGGAGGAGGTCAAGCGCATGCTGGCCGAAGCGCACAAAAATCTGGACGCCGACCAGAGCTGGTTGCGTGAGCGACGGGACCGGCTCAAGCAGGCCGAGGGAAACCTCGACCAGGCGTTCGAGAAGCTGTTGTCCTCGAAAAACTGAGGGCGGGCGGCTGCTGGCTTGCCGGTAATAACCGATGAGCACTGCGCCCGGCAGCCAGGCTATCGGTGGCCAGCATTCAGGCTATCGGCAGCAGGGTCCGGCTGGAATGCCGGACCCTGCTGCCACCGGGCAATCGCCAGGCATGCCACGCAGTTGCCCAGCACGTTGGTCAGCACACGGCACTTCATCAGACGCTCCACGCCCAGCAGCAACCCGGCGCCTTCAAGCGGTACTGCCTGGAGCAGGTGCAGGGTGGCGATCAAGGTGATGAAGGCCGAGCCCGCCATGCTCGTCGAGCCGAGGGAGGTGACCAGTGATATCAGCAGCAGGGTCAGTAACTCGGTGCC encodes the following:
- a CDS encoding OprD family porin, which translates into the protein MHKNPVSLGLTSAALGLSLALPGFAEADFFEDSKADLEFRNFYFNSDFRQEGASQSKRDEWAQGLLLNVESGFTEGTLGFGVDAMGLLGLKLDSSPDRRNTGLLPVGDDKAPDDYSRGGVTAKARLAKSVLRVGTLLPKLPTVLPNDGRLLPQTFRGAQLTSKDLADMTVNVGRLTANTERNDSGNEDIEAEAKGIKGGRPSDKFDFASASYNWSKALTTSYNYGGLENNYKQHIVTLLHNFALGESQSIKSDLRYARSLKDGNTNIDNTALGARFTYNVSGHGFGIAYQKMSGDTGFPHLAGTDSFLVNYVMISPDFANPDERSWQARYDYDFAALGLPGLSFMTRYLKGDNFARGREEGTEWERNTDIAYVFQSGALKNLELKWRNGSYRSNGGNNIDQNRVIVSYTLPLL
- a CDS encoding argininosuccinate lyase → MPIRKNLVHLAVVFALFGSYGAYAANTADLPCKTTEECAAQAAKIGATVDQSKTSGSKTESQFSWLNRINKASIVMLTEEGIVTPDLGQKIATGVRYAIDQADQPNGKRPGDVLQLEEIMTNKIGPEASLIHSGRSRQDMLATYRLAKLRSDVLAYSEAMNATRQRLLDLADKNVDTLIPAYTNGVQAMPITYAHYLLAYEAAFDRDGQRIRELYQRLNQSPMGTAVLANSAYPLNRERLAQLLGFDGVRENSLDSSQVSTYDIPIEAANLASSSAIRVGALIGDIHTQYHQIRPWLLLDEEKTYTSSAMPQKRNPGLLMRARETASDVVGLAQTVTLRAHNVTTGMTDYKFAFDSLGVFDSTKEMFGAMDAVLDALQVNPQRARDELENEWTTSMELADTLERTQKVPFRIGHSFASLIVEQARDQGLTPKTFPYADAQKLYTKAADKYQWKQNTLPLDEATFRASLSPENMVKTRKGTGGPQPEEVKRMLAEAHKNLDADQSWLRERRDRLKQAEGNLDQAFEKLLSSKN